The proteins below come from a single Cricetulus griseus strain 17A/GY chromosome 6, alternate assembly CriGri-PICRH-1.0, whole genome shotgun sequence genomic window:
- the LOC100759474 gene encoding epididymal-specific lipocalin-9 translates to MVVLPVLGLVLSLAAAQFNQDVIVQRNYNMARISRNWYTICMASDNMTRIEENGDLRLFMRNIHLLKNGSLKFDFLFMVQGECVAVAMVCEKTEKNGEFTVAYEGENKVLLSETDYRTYVIFYMENIKNGTKTRVLALYGNPLPLDRSYLKRFVNICQKYGLDSQKIINLTRKDNCYDIPQKN, encoded by the exons ATGGTAGTACTACCAGTGCTGGGCCTGGTGCTGAGCCTTGCTGCTGCGCAGTTCAACCAGGATGTCATCGTGCAGAGGAACTACAACATGGCCAGG ATTTCCAGGAACTGGTACACTATTTGTATGGCCTCGGACAACATGACACGCATTGAAGAAAACGGAGATCTGAGGCTCTTCATGCGGAATATCCATCTCTTAAAGAACGGCAGCCTGAAGTTTGACTTCCTCTTCAT GGTGCAAGGAGAATGTGTAGCTGTGGCCATGGTTtgtgaaaagacagagaaaaacggGGAGTTTACCGTTGCCT ATGAGGGGGAAAATAAGGTGTTGCTCTCAGAGACTGACTACAGGACGTATGTCATCTTCTACATGGAGAACATCAAGAATGGGACTAAGACCCGCGTGTTGGCTCTCTATGGTAACCCACTACCT CTTGACAGGTCTTACCTAAAAAGATTTGTAAACATCTGCCAAAAATATGGACTGGATTCTCAAAAGATCATCAACTTGACAAGAAAAG aTAATTGCTACGATATCCCACAGAAGAACTAG